Below is a genomic region from Macrobrachium rosenbergii isolate ZJJX-2024 chromosome 33, ASM4041242v1, whole genome shotgun sequence.
ACCCATAAAGAAGCAATGTACCTGTACGCACAAAACTCTTGACATAACAGTACCTTGTGGGGTTGGGACTGTACGGGTTTTCTGCAGGGGAATTGTAACCCTGACTGCCCGTGCCCGAAAACTGCGGCAGCGAGTATCCTGGCCTGCCCAGGGTTCCGTCGCTGTACACACTGCTCGACGTGCTTCCTCCAACTACTGAAAGGAAATCAAGATACtgagatgactttttttttatcatcttttactGACAAATTACAGACAACATTTCTGAATGATAACAGAATTATTCCTTATCACAAactatatatttaacaaaataggAGACAAATTTTACAGTGCATACTGAAAGAATCCCTTCACCACCCACGTACAGAAACATATAGCAGACAAGGAGGGAAATATAGGTGGGACCTGTCTTGCCTTACCATGTAGAGATCTAGCTATCGTGGATGAAGTGCTACCCAGACCAAATTTTACTTGTGAATGACCCTACTACAGACCATCACGGATCAAAATAGATAAAGCACCTTTAATACTTTTCAGTTTGTAGTGATTCCACCTACTGAGTATCAGGGGCTAAGAAAAAAGCTTCCAACAGCACCAAAAACTTAAAACTGCGTAAGGGAATATAATGTGAGCTCAAAGATTGCTCGGTATGTGTCCTAACAAAACCACcaggaagaaaataaggaaaaccttTGGTTTTAACAGCCAATTATTTGTTAATCTTTTTGGATTAACACAGCAcccctttttttatgtaactatatTTCATACTTAACATAGTACATCTTCAAATTTCTAATTCTTTGTAGTTCTTCACATCATTTAAAGCAGTTAAAATCAAATCTCATCTCTATTTACAAATTGCAAAATGGCAGAAGTCAGGGATTTCTGATAACACTGATGCAATCAATGAAAATTCTCCCTTCCTAAGAATTTGAATACATTCATACACAGCTCAAGTAGCGAGTCAGAAATCGTAGAGATATGCCCTACCCATGCCTAAAGCAACAAGAATGATTAAGACTGACTACAGTGTTAGTTCATATCGTCTATGATCCTACAAGTATATTTCAAGAGTAAACCCATTCTCATGCACAAACTCAATTCTGACATGCCTTGTTTAGAAGATGCTcacttcaatttttgtttttgtattgcaAAAAATGATGAATACCTTATCATATCTTGATCAACTTCCACCTGTAGCTATCATAAGCACAGGTAGAATGCCCATGGAAAGATGAAAAAACttataaatgaagacaaatatacagaaagagaggaaTTAAGAGTTAATTGTCATCCTCAGCTCAGCTAATAAAAACTGGATTCTAATACCCCTGTGGGTTATAGATGGGGGGGGGAGCCCATAGGCCTAGCTTGGGTGGAGAGGGGGCCGTTAGGATATTGTGTGACAGTGTAATGACCTGCTCCTTGCCTCTCATCATGAGAAACTTTTGAACCTTTTAGGTTCAAATTCAAAGGTCACTGCAAAGTAATGGGTATACTCAACCACAGCATAACACTGCTATCagcgagagaaaaatatatatttttttttaatttccataacaCTTATCGCTGGGATTTCAGTGATTACTCTCGAGAGAGCAGATTCCTCAGATTAAACAGTTCAGCGGCTGTCTCTTTCACTGTGTAAATTTATATGCTTAAAAGATGACATAGAAGAATGATGTGACATGGTCTTGATGTGCTGCTAAAATGCTAAAGGTCCCCACTGATGATTATTCCAATATTGTTCATCCTGAGGGCAAAGCAAACCAAGAttttaaaatggtaatgaaaCCGACAACAGCCACATACTTCTCAGGTAACATCTTGTAGGCGTATGACTGCTTTAAGACATCACGCTCCTGAGATGAAAGGCaggaaatatataattactgtattgtctAGATCCCTCACTCAGTAAGACTCATGATTCGATTTTATTCTGGATTCATATCTTAAATATATGCTGTGTATTTACACTCCAAATAACCACTCCCACTCTGCCCAGActccacaaaaaacaaaagatgattaatttacaaaaagactcacaAAAAAGTCAGGGATTTTTCATGCCCGCATCATTCCAGCAACtccaaaattaaaaactgcagtCCTTCCCAAACGAAAACTTGTTAGACGTCATGAAAATATCAGAACATTGATAACTTACACTGCGTAGTGTTCACAACGATCAAATACAACAGGAGGAGTGAGGAATGACTCACATTTTGCCCTTACATACTTACTACATCAGATGTACACAAGTTGATACAGCATACTACAGTTAAGACAACGCAACTCGAACGCGTCCCCAACGAGGGCTGGCGACGTCGGGTTATTCCTTCAATTCAGTTAGGGTGGAATCAGTAAGCAAGTTTATTCCGACAGCTTGCAAAAGCGGCATGCTCCGAGCTTCGTGCACAAGAGGAGGAAGACGTGCAAGGTTAGTGGCCTACTTTGGAAGGTACGCTAGCACGCAGACGTAAAGTGCTGTTTACACACggcaaggaaggaaggagctACTTACACTCTCTATTAATATCCAGAGATATAATGAGGGGTTTGTGTTTGTATGAACGACGGTTCAACAACTTATCTGTTTCGTCCTCGCTCTGCGGCTCACCTACAGGAAAACGTCGggaacaaaaagagaaaagtctACAGATGGACGGTAATGGAAATTAAACACGGGGAACTGTGCGTGCATTTatggataaagaaataaaaataaaatgataaaaatattaaattctccaACTGCAACAACCTCTCATTATTCCGGTGGATACACGAGCACTTCGTTTACAAAAGATCTACTGTGCtagaaatgttaataaaattggTTATTGTGGTAATTTCCAACCGCCCTTCTCTGTAAAGATGGGTTAAGTATCGTACCTGTATTGAGCACCAAAGACCCTTACCCTTTATGTGATTGTTAGTTTTCTCATTAAGAATAAATTTGGCAAACCAAGGTCCCCCGTAGCACAGCACCCATTGTTCTTTACAGAGGGTCATTATGAAGTTTCTCACACAGGCTAATACAGAGAGCATCACTTAAGTGCCTGTGTGCTCaagatttatgtacaaaatctaCCCAAGGCATCCAAGAAACtacttattacataaataaaccaTACAGGGGATTTTCATCGCCCTTTTCAGTCAAGATAATTGGTAGTTTGTTGCAAAAACCATTTTGTTTGGATTACCGTCTGGTCGAAGAGTAATCTTTACCTTgtcaaaaagaaaagataataattaaatTGGTGATTTCGtgacaaaaaaaaggatataagCATGAAAAACAtaagatgtatgtgtgtgctatgaaaaaatgaaaaatctaaagGCAGGCAGgcttataaagaaagaaaagacactaatgtaaaaaataaatacaacatgAGCAATAGGCAAAGGCAGATTACTCCGTGTTTAAGCGTATACCTAATTATGCATCACACTGAAAGACCAACTTGAAACAAAATTTCTTCAcagtaataaaacttttttactcaTAATACCCCTACATAAACTTACAACACAGCCTagtatttcatttttgcatttccaTTAAAATCTAATCAAGAAAAGGGTCCAACTTGGGTGCTGAGTTTACAATATTCTCCACAATGTTATTTAATCATAACACTCAAATCCTTTGGTACAACTCTTTCAAGGGGCAGTCCTACCACTTACTTTAGGGTGAAGCAACACTCTCTTTTCTTTAGGTATAACCTTGTTAGGGGATTAGCGTTCTTGTCCAATTAgccatatctcaaaaaaaaaaatcaatgtttgtGTTCAATACTCAATCAGGGAGGACCTACATGCTAAAATGTTGCTTTCGTAAACCAAGATCTAAATGTCTTATATTGTTGCCCTCTACTGAAATGCTCAAATTCACCAAATTTCATGATTTCAGTCAAATTAAAGAACTGTAGAACTTGACaatacaaatgaaagagaagCATTCCCAGGGAATGTGCAAATTTTACAAGAGAAAATGAGTGAGAACTTATCAAACTGCATCACAGAAGCCACAACAATAATTAAATTTGAAGAAAGTATACTAAAAATGATTAGAACTTGAGGAGGTGACATTGGcacaaagaaatatacaatttacacaaTAAAGAATTAAGAGAGGACACTAAAAGATTGTGAAATACTTAGGTGCAACTAAAGTAGTTGAACTCCATTCGGATTCACATAAAAAACAgagcacacacaaaatataaaagagcaaCCATCTTTAAAAGTCTGTCATATGGAAACGAACTACAAAAGGCTTGGACATACgatgaaggaataaaaacaagtCGAAGAATGGGAGGCGTTATAGATACACAccggaaaaagagaagagaacatCTTAAGAGCTACCATACATTACTGAACTACGACAAGGCTAGAATTTACAATGGAGGAGTTTGAAAAATTAGTAGTCGTGAGAAGCGGGAGGTGTTATGACTTACGCAGATATGTGGACTGGTAAGGAGTGCGGCGGTCGAGGGTGGAGGTAGATGTATAGGTCATGTTCTTGTCATCAGGTTCGTACTCGGGTCCTGTAAGGGTTGGCGGACTCAAAATTATCTAGAGAAAGGGTTAGGCAGGGAGTGCTACGGAAGATTTCTGCGATCTGTGGCGGCAATCTTCCTTCCTCTCAAAACTACTACGTAACTATAGCCTAGCAGTATTAAGGCAATCAAAGACACTTCCCCACACACACTCCAAATAGAATGCTGTACAATTCATTTACAATGATGCTTCGTTCTCGCAATCAAatcaccccacacacacacacacaaacaaactatGTGCAGTTCAAATTAAAACTACTGTACAAACATAGAGGAAAATATTCTTTGTCTGCAATCACATCTCTTATAAAAAAAGCCTACTGAGATAATACAATTGTTCTTTTACTGTCGTCAACAACCAAGGGGATATGACAATACATTAAAGTACATGTACACCTTTTTTGCAATCACAAAAGGTATGTCTTTAGTTCCATACATGTTTATATGGATGGCTAGAAATGATCCAGTTTAACTCTAATCTCCTCTGCAAAGGGGTGAGCTTTGTCGCTAAAGTTAACTACTAGTCCCAATCTTATCATACTAAACGTGCACTCGTGATTCTAAGTCTGGGAATGGACGGACGACTTCTCTCCACACGTCACTTTACTCAGGGGGTTCGTTGCTGTACCGTGTCTCTTTTAACAAACACAAACTGTTCCACCTAACTCTCAGGTGGTGCACAAATGCTTGCCACAAACAGAAGCAACTGATTTATCAAGTAAGTTCAGGCTGGAACATAttgtcataaaagaaaaaacacagagTTCTATACATAAGGGGGACTGCACTAGTAAGGCTTATTATGCAGCTgggtgagaggggggggggtccAAACCGAACGGAACAGAAGGCCGGTGGCAGTCACGTCGTACACATAACCAAAACTTTAGTAGCCGAAAACAGAACATAACACGGTGTGTGGTGCGTAGGTCTTGCGTATACCAGGACTGCCACACACAACAATGATCGCTGTATTTGCATGCGTAAGATTCAAGATGATACTGTACCTTGCTGGGATGGAAGAATACTTACACACTTAGTCAAGAGTATTACAAAACACAGAGTGCATATTATTAGAGACATTTAACAACTCGTATGTATCTTGGAGCCATCATTACTTTTTGAATGTTTGTAGCGACGTAATTTCAGGTCATACACAATATCACACAGCTCTCGCTATGAAATACATGTTTGTTCAGTCATCACCTTATCAGAAACTTTACCTTTTACCTTTCTGTAAGAAAAGTGTGTTTATTTAcgtagaaaaaaaatcctaaagaaactgtatggggtaaaaaaaaaaaaaatccagtacaTTTTATTACGAATATGATctttctagttaaaaaaatatgtatacctaACTTAACAACTTTTAATACCTGACTATAAAACTTATTGTCTTTGAATCTAAAATGATGTAAACCTTACATCAGTATACTACTACAAATTAATGACTTCCattctaaaatttataaaaaaaaaaaagcatatgctTGTCATACAAAATGATATAACAGCATGATTTCTCTACCAATACAATTTAGTATCACCTACATTTatgcaaaatatcaaaatgtgtTCCCTGTTTTTCCCTCATGTAAAAGACTGAACAAATCCATAAGAcaaaagtcttctataaaatcTAAAGACGCAAACCTGAAGAGCAATTTAAACTTTCATAAGAGATACTAGCCTGAactacaagagaaaaaaagaaatatgcataaATCAATGAATCACTGTCTGCTCAAAAAATGTCATCAAAGGACAGGATATTTTCACTTCATGGGTTACAGCACTAGATATGACACACCAGCCACAAGGCAACATCCTAAGGCAAAATGGTCAAGTTTGAGAGAGCTGCAAAGCCATTAAAATGTTCCCGCAGGTGACCGACGAAGATCAAtgttaaatgttaatgttttgaGCATCTACATAGCAGAGAGCACATGAAAACTCGCACAATGTTAGGAGTTAGTGCGGGGCCATGTCCACAACTAATCGACTAGAGAAAGACTGATTGAAATCTTGAAATGCAGGGCGAACGTTAGCTTCGCAATGCCTCGCCTCCTTACCTGTGTGGTTGGTGATCGCCGCGTGATTCGGCGAATTGCTCCTCTCGTTCTTGTCGAGGTTTTTCAACTCCAGGTGGTCGTGATGGATCCACAGATCTGGAGGCTTCACTTCAGGCTTACTGCTCTTACCAGATGTACCAACCCTAAATGTATTGTAAATTAAGAGCTGGGGGTTTATTTTGATGAAGGCAATTCTTATATTTAAGCAAAATAAACAGTTCTATAAATGATATTGTCATTCAATATCATTTAAACCCACATATTGCAAAGTCCATCGAGAAAACTCATTGTGTCTACCAAAAATTTTAACCTGAGacatacaataatgataatttttttactttatcaaagacaattgaaatttttacataaaatttaaacaacagAATACTTCAATATCATTTCCACAAATCGGTAAAGCTTACGTGTTACTTGGCCGAGGCTGGGGCTTAACTTTCCGACAATAAATTGTGATGGCTATCATTGCACCTATAAGCGTTATGGTTCCGGCGATCCCAGCCACCACTAACACGATCATGCTGCTCCGATCGACAAACCAGCCTGGGGGTTCACCTATGCTTTTTTCTGTGgctgaaaatgaagtaaataacaaGATTATTGTCTATACAGTATTGAAATTACACCCATGAATAATCTACTTTGCACAAATAGCCTTAACTGGGAGGAATCTTGAGAAACATTTTCTTAAGTTTGTCTCATATATTTCCATATCCTAATTATTACTGTCTCTCTAACCActccagttttgaaaataaacgccagaTCAGATGAGCTGAAATATTAGTTATATAGTCGAATCGTATTATGGTTGTTCTTTGTCCTCCAGTTTATCTAAATATGTACTCAAGTTTTGAATCCTTTCTAAAAAGTCAAAACGATGACCTTacgaaaatgatacaaaaaagtCAGAACCTGTTCCTGTGGTGACTATACAACTTTTACTTCACGCATTATTGAACTCAGACTCACCAGGCAAAGTTGTGAAATTCCCAATGGAAGAGAAAGGGCCAAACCCTTTGGCATTTCTCGCCTGCATACGATAATAGTACAGAGTTGAAGGCGTCAGTCCGTGGACTGTGAAGGTCATCTGGTCGCCCACAACTTCCTCCATTACCCAGTCGCCTGCGGCGTCAGTTGTGTAAAATATAAGGTACCCTGAAAGGAATGTCATAGTTATTAACAGAGGACTGAGACTTATGTATATTCCTAGCTACCCTTGTCTTAAGAGCAAGATCACTTGTATCATAAAAATTCGGTTTTTCTTAccgttcaaatttttttttcttttcacaatctTTGCTTAATGACTAAAACTATTGCTTGGGGATCATCTTGTTCTTGTGTTCTTCAGGCCTGAGGATATATACATGCAGGAACTTCCTTCAAAAAGACACAGTACAGTACAGAACTTTATCATAAAACTGAATAGGATTTCTAGACACCTGAGTTGGCCTGAAACACCTGAAGAGATGTCAACTGGGgagagaaatatggaaatatggaACAAAGAGTACATACATTGTAACATCAGACACTGAAGGCAAATATTGTTTACAAGGTGCTATTCCtttttcaagatttcattttGATTCAAATGTCAATCTGACAGACAACCTCAGGAGAACAAGGTGCAATGGTGGGAAAACAGAAGCTCAATAGAGTTCCTAAGCTTGGAACTAGCTggaaataagaaacaataaattctCATATCACCGATGATGAGTTCAACTTCGATCTATTAACTTTCTTGTGTTTATTCTCATAATCGACCTCAGAGATACAGTCGATGCCGACGCACGTACCTGTGATTTTGCCGTTGTTCTGTTTTGGAGGCTGCCAGTTGAATATTGTAGTGGATGGCTCGCCCGATATCGTCACCACTGTGACGTCCCTCGGCGGAGACGAGGGCCGAGCTTCCAGGGTTCTGTTGGATGCGACTAAACTCCACTTGGATTCACGATGACCCTGACGGCAGAAAGGAGACAATGGAATGATGATGATCGTGACAATTATTGTCACTGATACCAAcgtcaataaaaattttaatgatttaagcCATAGCTCAATCAACACAAAGACAAATTACCTTTAACCCATAAAAGCTAACAAGCATAATTTATTAGCTAATGTTCCCATACAAGAACTTCCAAAAATGTAAAGTCATTACTTGCATACAGAGTTTTCAGTAGTTGATACATGCAGTGCTTAAGTCTAAGAGGGAAAAGACAATACCTTTATTGTTTTCACAGCAAACTCGTACACCGTAGACGGTTTCAAGTTATCTATGAGCGCAGTGACATCACTGGCGTTGATGTACTTGTAACGTGGGCTGGACGAAGAGGCCAGAGCGAAGGTGGTGTAACGAACAGTGTAGTATCTTGTGTCACTGATATACTGAAAAAGAATGACAGTTCATTATTGCAATTGAGAAACTATCTGTAGAGTGAGATAAAAAGGAAGGCCAGATTTGAATTTATCAGCATCACTACTCCTCATTCATTCAATATCCAGGTTGACATTCCTGAGGCGGATGTTCAAACAGAACtttgaaagttcaagcgaagatccaacgcatcactaccctaaaacaattcatcttgttctttattaatttatttatatttttatctatttatttatttggttttttttttgataactgatctcttctttctgtatttcatattatcttccgtAACTTCTTTCAAAGCCTGGATTTCAAGTCCATGACACCtgttgtaggcttgttccacatgaacaggggtttattttctgaacaacaaaataacaaatgtataaattaaatataaaactgtacAGTACACAACTACGGCCAAGAAACTGACAAGACACCATCAGAGAACTGTCCCTGGAATAACACAAACCTGGTTTCGATTTAAAGTGGTGTCAGTCCACTGGAGGGCCACGGTGAATGGAGTGAGAACCTCCGCCTTTAAACCAACGGGTGGCGTCAGAGTTGCAGCCACCGTTTCCTCCGGCAGTTGAGTTCGCACCTGCTCGTAGACTGGCTGACCGTTTCCAATGTTGTTGAATGCACGAAGGCTGATAACGTATTCAGCGTTGGCATCTGAAAAACGGCATGTGGGAACATTAAAGACAAATTCTTCTGCTGTAtagtaaatttatacattttttcaatatCGCAATCCTTCCACATCGTGTTACTCATTTACTTTAACCAATATATCTCGAGGCTTTGCATGGAAATAGCAAAGCTGAAGGATACTTGTAAAATAGTATGACATTTGGTAAGCCtctaaatttaaatagaaaggaaaattacTGGATATCAGTGCTGTATTGATAGACTGCAATACCTCCTACTGACTTCAACCTCATGAAATATGCTACCTATCAAGCTGAGACTATCTCAAGATtatagaaaatacaaatatttacccTCAAGAGATATTTTATGTACGTAAAACTGTACTGAAATAATATACCCAACATCAGCTGTACAGCAAACATACAGATCTATAAGCTAATCGATAATGAACACTTCTGTTCTTACAAAAGCACGTTCTCTACACTATCAACCCCACGGCTTACCCAATCCTTCAATGACATAGCTACGCTGCTTGCTGTCAACAATGTTCGAGTACACATCGGGTATCCCCCGACCCCAGCCTATGGTATATCCCCTAACCATAACGTCTTGTTGAAATGGCGGCTGCCATCTGACGACTATCTGATCTGTGAGCGGCATGGCTGgaagagatggaaagaaaaatgagtaTGTAAAATACTTAAGTCATCTAAGTCAAGGCTAATTCTTAATAAAATAAGGCAATTTAATCGTATGAATGGGTCacaataattctccttgtattttactgatttaattacattttcaaccatttacttaattatttatctaatgGTACCCCTAAAGGGGTACAAGAGATGGCAAACAAGAGACTGATACTTGGCACAATACAAGCATACCTTGAGTGCTGAAAGATAGATAATACACAGTTTCCACTTAGATAATACACAGTTTCCAAAGTGGAAGCTCACATTGAATAAGaacaagtgaaataaaatttacatgtaCAGGAGTGTCCAAAAATAATAAACTCACCTCTGAGTTTAGTAGGCTTGTCTGGGACTCGGTTTTCGTCCAAATCATTTGCGTACGTTTCCGCCTGGATCCAGTGTGTAGAAGGACCAGTGCCGTTGACAGTCATAGCAGCAAGCTAAGAATATGATCTcgattaattaaattttctagaGTTGAGGCATTTGGATCATAATCCAAAACAAATGGTTTCTTATCCAAAAGCTATGATTACTATTGCCATTAAATACTATAACcacatttccatattttcatagaCATGAGTAACTTACTTTAATCATGTATTCGGTGCTCTTTTTCAGCTCGTTCAGGGCGAAGAGCCTCCGATTTCCGTCCGTGGTTTTGGTCTTGGCCGAACTTGGTTTCCCGCGCTCTTTGTACCGGATTTTGTAGCCGGTGATAACGCCGTTCTGGTGCTTCCTCGGAGGCGGTTCCCATCTCAAAATGAGGCTCTGGAGTACATTTGGAAAAGTGCAATTAAAAGTTTGTGTTTCTATCACTACATACGATATTcaatacacattaaaaaatacttttgaaatgataaaactttcaccttttgttttctaagtcaataatcctttttttaaagctttaatttttatgcaataaaaGGTCATTCCAATTAACAAAGGTtaacattaacatcaaaatatctcccaaaactttaattttttataaataaaaatgtctttcttCTTCGTGAATGGAAAAACTGAACAGTTACAGCATATGCATAGCACAATCTTCTCTACCAGGAATAAATGTATACCAAAAGATCGTCCAAACTCAATCTCTTCTACCAGGGACAACCGTATACCAAAAGATCGTCCAAACTCACTCGAGAACTAGCTGGTTCAACAGCGACGTTCTGTGGCTCTTTGGATGGCACGTCCGAAAAGGTCCTGGCAGTAACTTCGTTTGTGGCATCGCCAGCACCGTTCGCATTGATGGCGACCAGCCACACACTATATTCCGTGAACTGCTCCAGTCCTTGCAGGGTGTATGAGGTACCGGTAACTTCCACTTCATGTTCTTCCGCTGAACCCACCTAGAAAATTTCAAGTTCAATGGAATAAATCTTATATAGGATTTGTTTTTACGAATAAAATCTTTATcataaaacagaaattagaaTTCTTTAACATGAAATGATTGGACagtgaaaatttataatttttcacataGTTTCCTtaggtgttttgaaattttgcattcATTGTTTATTAGTTACatgaatcatgaaattaataataagtcTATTTTGTGGCCTCCACAATTAACTTTTGACAATCAACTTTCTACTACTTTTAGTTTGTTTAGTTAAAAAATCTAACGGAGAtctgaaattccattacagctaaaaaagaaatataattattattttgatcttgGGTCCCATTACTGCTTAGTATTATTTAACAGATGAATCAAACTATTTGGACAAAACTCTCCCTCCTGAGCTGACCAGAGACCCTCATGAAGAACCTACCTCCATGTAGTACATGCTGTACCCGGTGATTGGGGTCCTGGCCGCTGGCGACTCGGCCCAAGTGACCTCTAAACTCGTAGGAGATATGGGCATGACCCTTAGTCTTTCGGGAGCCGGCGGCAAGTCTAGATCAGGCTTCGTTGAGACTGGCACCTCTGGGCTCGACATCCCAACCAAGCCCGTAGAAGTGTGGGCTACGACCCTCACCAAGTAATTGCTGCCAGGGATC
It encodes:
- the fra gene encoding neogenin isoform X2; its protein translation is MGSEMTWWWGTTTTTAALWIFVGICLGRSDGGAAADKDGIWSGLSFAVEPSDTVIPKGSAAWLHCVANGHPQPTLTWRRDNSPVDTSIDTRKTILPNGTLHFSWVARPRSDRSDEGIYQCVASSPGVGTILSSTAKLSVVALPKFDDQPEDMTVFEGERARFACAINGNPPSSITWFKNSHLLELDSRMTLLPSGALEIENVAKSDEGKYYCQARSLDKTKVSREANLKVQEAYALRDPQPPVFIARPKSTVVRVGGNTTLDCAANGYPEPSIVWLKDGATIDMADLDTRFFFLGTTRSLQIIGLKEEDGGTYMCRAENREDSVDAIAHVQVQVPPKFLRKPVNTLAYEKEDIELECKVYGSPEPSVHWLKNGELIIESEYFQIVSGNHLKILGLVEADSGMYQCVASNTAGDTQASAQLKILKTGRSMPSMTGATTTTSVTRTGVPHVEKDPDFVPSEETEAGSGGTGQLNPSAPQHLQAILASNRFITLSWHEPEENNDHIVGYSVYYRQEGSLRERVQNVSASSSSEGLDVYKTQISHLIPGSNYLVRVVAHTSTGLVGMSSPEVPVSTKPDLDLPPAPERLRVMPISPTSLEVTWAESPAARTPITGYSMYYMEVGSAEEHEVEVTGTSYTLQGLEQFTEYSVWLVAINANGAGDATNEVTARTFSDVPSKEPQNVAVEPASSRSLILRWEPPPRKHQNGVITGYKIRYKERGKPSSAKTKTTDGNRRLFALNELKKSTEYMIKLAAMTVNGTGPSTHWIQAETYANDLDENRVPDKPTKLRAMPLTDQIVVRWQPPFQQDVMVRGYTIGWGRGIPDVYSNIVDSKQRSYVIEGLDANAEYVISLRAFNNIGNGQPVYEQVRTQLPEETVAATLTPPVGLKAEVLTPFTVALQWTDTTLNRNQYISDTRYYTVRYTTFALASSSSPRYKYINASDVTALIDNLKPSTVYEFAVKTIKGHRESKWSLVASNRTLEARPSSPPRDVTVVTISGEPSTTIFNWQPPKQNNGKITGYLIFYTTDAAGDWVMEEVVGDQMTFTVHGLTPSTLYYYRMQARNAKGFGPFSSIGNFTTLPATEKSIGEPPGWFVDRSSMIVLVVAGIAGTITLIGAMIAITIYCRKVKPQPRPSNTVGTSGKSSKPEVKPPDLWIHHDHLELKNLDKNERSNSPNHAAITNHTGPEYEPDDKNMTYTSTSTLDRRTPYQSTYLREPQSEDETDKLLNRRSYKHKPLIISLDINREFGGSTSSSVYSDGTLGRPGYSLPQFSGTGSQGYNSPAENPYSPNPTSSGLGSIVGPSGMPHDGMPIPPQPTQPLLGNLGGPSSSSQFNSMNSEGSSTLGKRSGNPLRSFSVPAPPQSAPTTPQPKHIVGRQGAGVTSPFKKPLVGGSSALAGSNGAGGPSGRWGGPGMRVDSLPEHEEANESLLHAYSTEELSQEMANLEGLMKDLSAITANQFNC